A single region of the Tigriopus californicus strain San Diego chromosome 8, Tcal_SD_v2.1, whole genome shotgun sequence genome encodes:
- the LOC131885177 gene encoding UDP-glucose 4-epimerase-like isoform X3: MAPQVPSENDCIMSGTGKTIFVTGGGGYVASHCIVGLLEEDFNVIAVDNFVNCIKDQSGTADINGQGSLMPESLVRVQKLTGKSLTFYEADLCNIDSLRSVFTKHKIDGVIHFAALKAVGESCALPLKYYGNNVMGSSNLMEVMMEFGVKKIVFSSSATVYGSPEYLPLDEKHPTGKCTNPYGKTKFFMEEIMKDVCAANNDWGCMLLRYFNPVGAHPSGDIGEDPQGVPNNLMPYIAQVAVGRREKLMVYGHDYDTPDGTGVRDYIHVMDIADGHVAAARALVHPEFLGVKIYNLGTGKGASVLDVVKAFEEASGQKVPYELCPRRAGDVGSSYATCELVYKELGWKAKLSLYDMCKDMWTWQSKNAKGYRKD, encoded by the exons ATGGCCCCTCAAGTG CCAAGTGAGAACGATTGTATCATGTCTGGAACTGGAAAAACCATTTTCGTCACTGGAGGTGGTGGATACGTGGCCTCCCATTGTATTGTGGGTCTTCTCGAAGAAGATTTCAATGTGATCGCCGTGGACAACTTTGTAAATTGCATCAAAG ATCAATCTGGTACGGCTGATATCAACGGGCAAG GATCCTTGATGCCCGAGAGTTTGGTTCGAGTCCAAAAGCTGACTGGCAAGTCCTTGACGTTTTATGAGGCCGACCTGTGTAACATTGACTCGTTAAGGTCTGTTTTTACCAAG CACAAGATTGATGGAGTCATTCATTTCGCGGCGTTGAAGGCCGTTGGCGAATCTTGCGCCTTACCCTTGAAGTATTACGGGAACAATGTCATGGGTAGTTCAAATCTCATGGAG GTAATGATGGAGTTTGGTGTGAAGAAGATTGTCTTTTCCTCGTCCGCCACCGTCTACGGAAGTCCCGAGTATCTTCCATTAGATGAGAAGCACCCCACTGGCAAATGCACAAACCCCTACGGAAAGACCAAATTCTTTATGGAAGAAATCATGAAGGACGTCTGCGCCGCCAATAAC GATTGGGGTTGCATGCTCCTTCGTTACTTCAATCCGGTTGGAGCCCACCCCTCCGGTGACATTGGAGAGGATCCTCAAGGCGTGCCCAATAATCTGATGCCTTATATCGCCCAAGTGGCAGTGGGACGTCGGGAGAAACTGATGGTCTACGGACACGACTACGATACTCCCGATGGAACCGGTGTCCGGGACTACATTCACGTCATGGACATTGCCGATGGTCACGTGGCCGCTGCCAGAGCCCTGGTTCATCCCGAATTTCTTGGAGTCAAGATCTATAATTTGGGCACAGGGAAag GAGCATCTGTTCTGGACGTGGTGAAAGCCTTTGAAGAGGCCTCAGGCCAAAAGGTGCCTTATGAGCTCTGTCCTCGACGTGCAGGTGACGTAGGCTCTTCATATGCCACGTGTGAGCTGGTGTACAAGGAGTTGGGTTGGAAAGCCAAGCTATCTCTCTACGACATGT GCAAAGATATGTGGACTTGGCAATCCAAAAACGCCAAGGGATACCGAAAAGACTAG
- the LOC131885177 gene encoding UDP-glucose 4-epimerase-like isoform X1, with product MFQTRFDQSPVLIMAPQVPSENDCIMSGTGKTIFVTGGGGYVASHCIVGLLEEDFNVIAVDNFVNCIKDQSGTADINGQGSLMPESLVRVQKLTGKSLTFYEADLCNIDSLRSVFTKHKIDGVIHFAALKAVGESCALPLKYYGNNVMGSSNLMEVMMEFGVKKIVFSSSATVYGSPEYLPLDEKHPTGKCTNPYGKTKFFMEEIMKDVCAANNDWGCMLLRYFNPVGAHPSGDIGEDPQGVPNNLMPYIAQVAVGRREKLMVYGHDYDTPDGTGVRDYIHVMDIADGHVAAARALVHPEFLGVKIYNLGTGKGASVLDVVKAFEEASGQKVPYELCPRRAGDVGSSYATCELVYKELGWKAKLSLYDMCKDMWTWQSKNAKGYRKD from the exons ATGTTTCAGACGCGATTTGATCAATCTCCTGTCCTCATCATGGCCCCTCAAGTG CCAAGTGAGAACGATTGTATCATGTCTGGAACTGGAAAAACCATTTTCGTCACTGGAGGTGGTGGATACGTGGCCTCCCATTGTATTGTGGGTCTTCTCGAAGAAGATTTCAATGTGATCGCCGTGGACAACTTTGTAAATTGCATCAAAG ATCAATCTGGTACGGCTGATATCAACGGGCAAG GATCCTTGATGCCCGAGAGTTTGGTTCGAGTCCAAAAGCTGACTGGCAAGTCCTTGACGTTTTATGAGGCCGACCTGTGTAACATTGACTCGTTAAGGTCTGTTTTTACCAAG CACAAGATTGATGGAGTCATTCATTTCGCGGCGTTGAAGGCCGTTGGCGAATCTTGCGCCTTACCCTTGAAGTATTACGGGAACAATGTCATGGGTAGTTCAAATCTCATGGAG GTAATGATGGAGTTTGGTGTGAAGAAGATTGTCTTTTCCTCGTCCGCCACCGTCTACGGAAGTCCCGAGTATCTTCCATTAGATGAGAAGCACCCCACTGGCAAATGCACAAACCCCTACGGAAAGACCAAATTCTTTATGGAAGAAATCATGAAGGACGTCTGCGCCGCCAATAAC GATTGGGGTTGCATGCTCCTTCGTTACTTCAATCCGGTTGGAGCCCACCCCTCCGGTGACATTGGAGAGGATCCTCAAGGCGTGCCCAATAATCTGATGCCTTATATCGCCCAAGTGGCAGTGGGACGTCGGGAGAAACTGATGGTCTACGGACACGACTACGATACTCCCGATGGAACCGGTGTCCGGGACTACATTCACGTCATGGACATTGCCGATGGTCACGTGGCCGCTGCCAGAGCCCTGGTTCATCCCGAATTTCTTGGAGTCAAGATCTATAATTTGGGCACAGGGAAag GAGCATCTGTTCTGGACGTGGTGAAAGCCTTTGAAGAGGCCTCAGGCCAAAAGGTGCCTTATGAGCTCTGTCCTCGACGTGCAGGTGACGTAGGCTCTTCATATGCCACGTGTGAGCTGGTGTACAAGGAGTTGGGTTGGAAAGCCAAGCTATCTCTCTACGACATGT GCAAAGATATGTGGACTTGGCAATCCAAAAACGCCAAGGGATACCGAAAAGACTAG
- the LOC131885177 gene encoding UDP-glucose 4-epimerase-like isoform X2 — translation MFQTRFDQSPVLIMAPQVPSENDCIMSGTGKTIFVTGGGGYVASHCIVGLLEEDFNVIAVDNFVNCIKGSLMPESLVRVQKLTGKSLTFYEADLCNIDSLRSVFTKHKIDGVIHFAALKAVGESCALPLKYYGNNVMGSSNLMEVMMEFGVKKIVFSSSATVYGSPEYLPLDEKHPTGKCTNPYGKTKFFMEEIMKDVCAANNDWGCMLLRYFNPVGAHPSGDIGEDPQGVPNNLMPYIAQVAVGRREKLMVYGHDYDTPDGTGVRDYIHVMDIADGHVAAARALVHPEFLGVKIYNLGTGKGASVLDVVKAFEEASGQKVPYELCPRRAGDVGSSYATCELVYKELGWKAKLSLYDMCKDMWTWQSKNAKGYRKD, via the exons ATGTTTCAGACGCGATTTGATCAATCTCCTGTCCTCATCATGGCCCCTCAAGTG CCAAGTGAGAACGATTGTATCATGTCTGGAACTGGAAAAACCATTTTCGTCACTGGAGGTGGTGGATACGTGGCCTCCCATTGTATTGTGGGTCTTCTCGAAGAAGATTTCAATGTGATCGCCGTGGACAACTTTGTAAATTGCATCAAAG GATCCTTGATGCCCGAGAGTTTGGTTCGAGTCCAAAAGCTGACTGGCAAGTCCTTGACGTTTTATGAGGCCGACCTGTGTAACATTGACTCGTTAAGGTCTGTTTTTACCAAG CACAAGATTGATGGAGTCATTCATTTCGCGGCGTTGAAGGCCGTTGGCGAATCTTGCGCCTTACCCTTGAAGTATTACGGGAACAATGTCATGGGTAGTTCAAATCTCATGGAG GTAATGATGGAGTTTGGTGTGAAGAAGATTGTCTTTTCCTCGTCCGCCACCGTCTACGGAAGTCCCGAGTATCTTCCATTAGATGAGAAGCACCCCACTGGCAAATGCACAAACCCCTACGGAAAGACCAAATTCTTTATGGAAGAAATCATGAAGGACGTCTGCGCCGCCAATAAC GATTGGGGTTGCATGCTCCTTCGTTACTTCAATCCGGTTGGAGCCCACCCCTCCGGTGACATTGGAGAGGATCCTCAAGGCGTGCCCAATAATCTGATGCCTTATATCGCCCAAGTGGCAGTGGGACGTCGGGAGAAACTGATGGTCTACGGACACGACTACGATACTCCCGATGGAACCGGTGTCCGGGACTACATTCACGTCATGGACATTGCCGATGGTCACGTGGCCGCTGCCAGAGCCCTGGTTCATCCCGAATTTCTTGGAGTCAAGATCTATAATTTGGGCACAGGGAAag GAGCATCTGTTCTGGACGTGGTGAAAGCCTTTGAAGAGGCCTCAGGCCAAAAGGTGCCTTATGAGCTCTGTCCTCGACGTGCAGGTGACGTAGGCTCTTCATATGCCACGTGTGAGCTGGTGTACAAGGAGTTGGGTTGGAAAGCCAAGCTATCTCTCTACGACATGT GCAAAGATATGTGGACTTGGCAATCCAAAAACGCCAAGGGATACCGAAAAGACTAG
- the LOC131885177 gene encoding UDP-glucose 4-epimerase-like isoform X4 — MSGTGKTIFVTGGGGYVASHCIVGLLEEDFNVIAVDNFVNCIKDQSGTADINGQGSLMPESLVRVQKLTGKSLTFYEADLCNIDSLRSVFTKHKIDGVIHFAALKAVGESCALPLKYYGNNVMGSSNLMEVMMEFGVKKIVFSSSATVYGSPEYLPLDEKHPTGKCTNPYGKTKFFMEEIMKDVCAANNDWGCMLLRYFNPVGAHPSGDIGEDPQGVPNNLMPYIAQVAVGRREKLMVYGHDYDTPDGTGVRDYIHVMDIADGHVAAARALVHPEFLGVKIYNLGTGKGASVLDVVKAFEEASGQKVPYELCPRRAGDVGSSYATCELVYKELGWKAKLSLYDMCKDMWTWQSKNAKGYRKD; from the exons ATGTCTGGAACTGGAAAAACCATTTTCGTCACTGGAGGTGGTGGATACGTGGCCTCCCATTGTATTGTGGGTCTTCTCGAAGAAGATTTCAATGTGATCGCCGTGGACAACTTTGTAAATTGCATCAAAG ATCAATCTGGTACGGCTGATATCAACGGGCAAG GATCCTTGATGCCCGAGAGTTTGGTTCGAGTCCAAAAGCTGACTGGCAAGTCCTTGACGTTTTATGAGGCCGACCTGTGTAACATTGACTCGTTAAGGTCTGTTTTTACCAAG CACAAGATTGATGGAGTCATTCATTTCGCGGCGTTGAAGGCCGTTGGCGAATCTTGCGCCTTACCCTTGAAGTATTACGGGAACAATGTCATGGGTAGTTCAAATCTCATGGAG GTAATGATGGAGTTTGGTGTGAAGAAGATTGTCTTTTCCTCGTCCGCCACCGTCTACGGAAGTCCCGAGTATCTTCCATTAGATGAGAAGCACCCCACTGGCAAATGCACAAACCCCTACGGAAAGACCAAATTCTTTATGGAAGAAATCATGAAGGACGTCTGCGCCGCCAATAAC GATTGGGGTTGCATGCTCCTTCGTTACTTCAATCCGGTTGGAGCCCACCCCTCCGGTGACATTGGAGAGGATCCTCAAGGCGTGCCCAATAATCTGATGCCTTATATCGCCCAAGTGGCAGTGGGACGTCGGGAGAAACTGATGGTCTACGGACACGACTACGATACTCCCGATGGAACCGGTGTCCGGGACTACATTCACGTCATGGACATTGCCGATGGTCACGTGGCCGCTGCCAGAGCCCTGGTTCATCCCGAATTTCTTGGAGTCAAGATCTATAATTTGGGCACAGGGAAag GAGCATCTGTTCTGGACGTGGTGAAAGCCTTTGAAGAGGCCTCAGGCCAAAAGGTGCCTTATGAGCTCTGTCCTCGACGTGCAGGTGACGTAGGCTCTTCATATGCCACGTGTGAGCTGGTGTACAAGGAGTTGGGTTGGAAAGCCAAGCTATCTCTCTACGACATGT GCAAAGATATGTGGACTTGGCAATCCAAAAACGCCAAGGGATACCGAAAAGACTAG